In the genome of Metabacillus litoralis, the window TACCGTTACAAGTGACGGTCAGCATGTTGAGCTCGCAGCGAATATTGGAACACCTGATGATGTTAAAGGTGTATTAGAAAACGGCGGTGAAGCTGTTGGACTTTATCGTACGGAATTCTTATACATGGGAAGAGATCAGCTTCCAACTGAAGATGAACAATATGATGCTTATAAAACTGTTCTGGAAAGAATGGGTGATAAGCCGGTTGTTGTTCGTACTTTAGACATCGGTGGAGACAAAGAATTACCATACTTACATCTTCCAAAAGAAATGAATCCATTCCTTGGTTTTAGAGCGATTCGTTTATGCTTGGAAGAACAAGAAATTTTCAGAACACAATTACGTGCATTATTACGTGCAAGTAGTTATGGAAATCTAAAGATTATGTTCCCAATGATCGCAACAATTTCTGAATTCAGAGAAGCAAAGGCGATTCTTTTAGAAGAAAAAGAAAAATTAGTTGCAAATGGTGTACAAGTATCTGATTCAATTGAGATTGGTATGATGGTAGAGATTCCGTCTACAGCTGTCATGGCTGATCAATTTGCAAAAGAAGTAGATTTCTTCAGTATTGGAACAAATGATTTAATTCAATACACAATGGCTGCAGATCGTATGAATGAGCGTGTGTCTTACTTATATCAGCCGTATAATCCAGCTATCTTGCGTCTAATTTCTATGGTAATCGATGCAGCCCATAAAGAAGGTAAATGGGCAGGTATGTGTGGTGAAATGGCTGGCGATACAATCGCTATTCCATTATTATTAGGTTTAGGTCTTGATGAGTTCTCTATGAGTGCTACATCAATCCTTCCAGCACGTACTCAAATTAAAGGTTTATCTAAAGAAAAGGCACAAAGTATAAAAGAAACGGTTTTATCTATGAGTACAACTGAAGAAGTCGTTGCATTTGTGAAAGAAACTTTCCAAATCGACTAATGAGCAAAAAGACAGGCAGAATATGCCTGTCTTTTTGACGTTCTTTATAGATAATACATACACCATTAAGGGAAAGCTAACCTTAGTATAAAAGGAAGGAGTTTTCTATAATGGACAATTTCAAAATTGGTGAAGAAGTATATGTGATCTATAGAAATCCTCATGCTGTAAATGTGGCAAATATTGAAAAAGCAGAAATTGTTGAGCACCCTACTAATCAAAAGGAATTGGCGATTTTCCTACACGATGCATACCATCCACTAGCAGAAGATGATGCTGTATTTTCTAGTTTTGAGGAAGCCGAAGAACTTTACAACCAGTTATTTGATTACCAACAATTCGATTAAGTTAATAGGAAATATTTGAATCGATTATTAGATAACGATTAAGCAAAAGGTAAATATGTATAGAATCTCTTAAAGGATGGTACTATCATGATTAAACCTTTTGTTCCACAATTAGTTTATATAGAACCGAGAGCTCTAGAATACCCACGTGGCGTTGAACTAAAAGAAAAATTTGAAAAGATGGGTCTTGAGATTAGAGAAACAACCTCTCATAACCAAGTCCGAAATATTCCAGGTAAGAACCACCTTCAGCAATATCGAACAGCCAAATCTACTTTAGTTGTCGGTGTAAGAAAAACGCTCGAATTTGATAGCTCCAAACCATCTGCTGAGTATGCAATCCCTCTAGCAACTGGATGTATGGGGCATTGTCATTACTGTTACTTACAAACTACAATGGGTAGTAAACCGTATATTAGGACATATGTTAATGTAGATGAAATACTTGAGCAAGCTAAGGATTATATGGAGGAGCGTGCTCCAGAAATTACACGGTTTGAGGCCTCTTGTACGTCTGACATAGTAGGGATTGACCATCTTACTCATTCTTTAAAGTCAGCAATTGAATTTTTTGGGCAAACAGATATGGGAAGGTTACGTTTTGTAACAAAATTTCATCACGTCGACCATTTATTGGATGCAAAGCATAATGGAAAGACTCGTTTTCGATTTAGCATAAATGCTGATTATGTAATAAAAAACTTTGAGCCAGGGACATCTCCTCTTGATAAAAGAATTGAAGCTGCAGTTAAAGTAGCAAAGGCAGGGTATCCGTTAGGATTTATTGTAGCTCCAATTTATATTCATGAAGGCTGGCAAGAAGGGTACAAAACTCTCTTTGAAAAGCTGGATGCATCTCTCCCTGCTGATGTACGAGATGATATAACGTTTGAAATGATTCAACACCGTTTTACAAAGCCAGCAAAGCGAGTGATTCAGAAAAATTATCCGAAAACGAAGCTTGAATTAAATGAGGAAGAAAGACGTTATAAATGGGGCAGATATGGGATAGGTAAATATATTTATCAAAAAGATCAAGAACAGGAATTACGTGATACATTAGAGGATTATGTTGATCATTATTTTCCAACTGCCAAGGTTGAATATTTCACCTGATAAAAATACTCTCATCGTAACGTTGATGAGAGTATTTTTTTGTTATTTCGAAACTTTAACTTCCAATTAAACTTCATATATATGGTAAAATTAGTTTAATCATACATAAGGGGTGTATCTATGGATATGTCATTAAATGGTAAAAGCGCACTAGTTATTGCTTCCAGCCAAGGACTTGGTAAAGCCATTGGCTGGAAGCTTGCAGAACAAGGGGCAAATGTTATGTTATCTAGTCGGGATGAAGAAAAGCTTAAAAAAATAAAACATGAGCTTAGCCAAAATAGTCGTGGACGTATTGAATACAAAGTATGTGATATAAAAAACAAAGAAGAAATAGAACAACTTGTTACTTTTACACAAACTCAATTCGGTGCTATCGATCTACTTGTTAATAATGCAGGAGGTCCACCAGCGGGTACATTTGAAGAAATGACTGATGAAGATTGGCAGCATGCATTTGAATTAAACTTACTTAGTTATATCCGCATTATAAGAGAAGTGCTCCCCTATATGAAAAAAAGCGGTGGAAAAATCGTAAATATTGCTTCTTCTTCTGTAAAGGAACCAATCCCTGGTTTAATTTTATCTAATACTTTTCGAACGGGTATTGTAGGTTTAACCAAAACTCTGGCTTCAGAATTTGCATCATATGGAATTTTAATTAATACAGTTGCTCCAGGTCGTATCTCAACAGATCGCGTTGCCTCTTTAGATGAGATCGCAGCAAAGAAACAAGGAGTATCAAAACAAGATGTTGAGGAGAGTGTAAAAGATAAAATTCCTCTAGGCCGTTATGGTTTACCAGAAGAATTTGCCAATTATGCTACATTCCTCCTTTCAGACTTAAACTCCTATATGACGGGTCAAACATTTTTGGTTGATGGTGGAATGGTGAAATCAATTTAATGAAAATAAGGAGAGGTTAGCTTCTCCTTATTTTTACTTGTAAGGAAGGAGAGGGGCAATTTGATTACATATCCAATTTTGCAAAAAGGTGCGACAGTTGGAGTAACAGCACCTTCATCTGGGATTCCCGATGAACTTCACTCAATGTTTAGACAGGCCTTAGTAAGCATGGAAAACAAAGGATACAAAACTTATTGTGGTGAAACAGTATGGACACAGGATAAAGCTAAATCTTCATCAGCAAAAAAACGAGCATATGAATTTATGTCCATGATGAAAGATGATGAAATTTCACTTATTGTTCCCCCGTGGGGCGGTGAGCTCTTAATTGAAGTTCTTGAACATATTGATTTTGATAGCATACAGAATAAATGGGTAATGGGTTACTCTGATACAAGTGCATTGCTCCTTGCTATTACTTTGAAAACAGGAGTGGCAACAGCTCATGGAACAAATCTTGTAGATCTACGAGGTGTATATTCTGACTCGACCACTGAAAAA includes:
- a CDS encoding SDR family oxidoreductase yields the protein MDMSLNGKSALVIASSQGLGKAIGWKLAEQGANVMLSSRDEEKLKKIKHELSQNSRGRIEYKVCDIKNKEEIEQLVTFTQTQFGAIDLLVNNAGGPPAGTFEEMTDEDWQHAFELNLLSYIRIIREVLPYMKKSGGKIVNIASSSVKEPIPGLILSNTFRTGIVGLTKTLASEFASYGILINTVAPGRISTDRVASLDEIAAKKQGVSKQDVEESVKDKIPLGRYGLPEEFANYATFLLSDLNSYMTGQTFLVDGGMVKSI
- the ptsP gene encoding phosphoenolpyruvate--protein phosphotransferase; translation: MSNLKGIGASAGIAIAKAYRLEEPALNIEQKTIADKEAEKQRFDDAINKSKSELEKIKDHANRELGADKAEIFAAHLLVLSDPELLNPVVDKINAEGVNAEFAMKETADMFVSMFESMDNEYMKERAADIRDVTKRVIAHLLGVQIPNPSLISEEVVIIAEDLTPSDTAQLNRQYVKGFTTDIGGRTSHSAIMARSMEIPAVVGTKQATSTIENGVMVIVDGLDGDVIIDPSSDVIAQYEEKKAKYEAQKAEWAKLVNEPTVTSDGQHVELAANIGTPDDVKGVLENGGEAVGLYRTEFLYMGRDQLPTEDEQYDAYKTVLERMGDKPVVVRTLDIGGDKELPYLHLPKEMNPFLGFRAIRLCLEEQEIFRTQLRALLRASSYGNLKIMFPMIATISEFREAKAILLEEKEKLVANGVQVSDSIEIGMMVEIPSTAVMADQFAKEVDFFSIGTNDLIQYTMAADRMNERVSYLYQPYNPAILRLISMVIDAAHKEGKWAGMCGEMAGDTIAIPLLLGLGLDEFSMSATSILPARTQIKGLSKEKAQSIKETVLSMSTTEEVVAFVKETFQID
- the splB gene encoding spore photoproduct lyase; translated protein: MIKPFVPQLVYIEPRALEYPRGVELKEKFEKMGLEIRETTSHNQVRNIPGKNHLQQYRTAKSTLVVGVRKTLEFDSSKPSAEYAIPLATGCMGHCHYCYLQTTMGSKPYIRTYVNVDEILEQAKDYMEERAPEITRFEASCTSDIVGIDHLTHSLKSAIEFFGQTDMGRLRFVTKFHHVDHLLDAKHNGKTRFRFSINADYVIKNFEPGTSPLDKRIEAAVKVAKAGYPLGFIVAPIYIHEGWQEGYKTLFEKLDASLPADVRDDITFEMIQHRFTKPAKRVIQKNYPKTKLELNEEERRYKWGRYGIGKYIYQKDQEQELRDTLEDYVDHYFPTAKVEYFT
- a CDS encoding transcriptional regulator SplA domain-containing protein, whose amino-acid sequence is MDNFKIGEEVYVIYRNPHAVNVANIEKAEIVEHPTNQKELAIFLHDAYHPLAEDDAVFSSFEEAEELYNQLFDYQQFD